A window from Kribbella jejuensis encodes these proteins:
- a CDS encoding ATP-binding cassette domain-containing protein, whose translation MSREHVADSHDMIRVTGARVNNLKDVSVEIPKRRLTAFTGVSGSGKSSLVFGTIAAESQRLINETYSAFVQGFMPSLARPEVDVLDGLTTAIIVDQERMGANPRSTVGTATDANAMLRILFSRIAKPHIGPPTAYSFNVPKRTATGSMTADKGAGEKKVVREAVYAGGMCPRCEGMGSVTDFDLTALYDAEKSLAEGALTIPGYSMDGWYGRIFRGSGYFNMDKPIKKYTKKELHDLLYREPTKIKVEGINLTYTGIIPSIQRSHLSKDVDAMQPHVRAFVERAVTFTTCPDCEGTRLGAEARSSRINGMNIADLTAMQITDLAAWIRSLKAPSVAPLLKALGETLQSFVDIGLGYLSLDRPAGTLSGGEAQRTKMIRHLGSSLTDVTYVFDEPTIGLHPHDIQRMNELLLQLRDKGNTVLVVEHKPETIAIADHVIDLGPGAGSAGGEVVFEGTVDKLRTSDTLTGRHLDDRASLKPSVRTASSVLEVRGASLNNLQNVDVDVPLGVLTVVTGVAGSGKSSLIHGSIAGRDGVVAIDQGAIRGSRRSNPATYTGLLEPIRKAFAKANGVKPALFSANSEGACPACKGAGVIYTELGVMATVEQTCEECEGRRFQAAVLEYKFGGRDIAEVLAMPVSEALPFFAEGDARTPAASAILGRLADVGLGYISLGQPLTTLSGGERQRLKLATHMGEKGGIYVLDEPTTGLHLADVEQLLALLDRLVDSGKSVIVIEHHQAVMAHADWIIDLGPGAGHDGGRIVFEGTPADLIKKPKTLTGKHLAEYVA comes from the coding sequence ATGAGCCGCGAACACGTTGCCGACAGCCACGACATGATCCGGGTCACCGGTGCCCGGGTGAACAACCTGAAGGACGTCAGCGTCGAGATCCCGAAACGCCGGCTGACCGCGTTCACCGGGGTATCCGGGTCGGGCAAGAGCTCGCTCGTGTTCGGCACCATCGCGGCCGAGTCGCAGCGGCTGATCAACGAGACGTACAGCGCGTTCGTCCAGGGCTTCATGCCGTCGCTCGCGCGGCCCGAGGTCGACGTACTCGACGGCCTCACCACCGCGATCATCGTCGACCAGGAGCGGATGGGCGCCAACCCCCGGTCCACGGTCGGTACGGCGACCGACGCGAACGCGATGCTCCGGATCCTGTTCAGCCGGATCGCAAAGCCACACATCGGCCCGCCGACGGCGTACTCGTTCAACGTTCCGAAGCGCACCGCGACCGGCTCGATGACCGCGGACAAGGGTGCGGGGGAGAAGAAGGTCGTCCGGGAGGCCGTGTACGCCGGCGGGATGTGCCCACGCTGCGAGGGCATGGGCTCGGTCACCGACTTCGACCTGACCGCGCTGTACGACGCCGAGAAGTCCCTGGCCGAGGGCGCGCTGACGATCCCCGGCTACAGCATGGACGGCTGGTACGGGCGGATCTTCCGCGGCTCCGGCTACTTCAACATGGACAAGCCGATCAAGAAGTACACCAAGAAGGAACTGCACGACCTGCTGTACCGGGAGCCGACCAAGATCAAGGTCGAGGGCATCAACCTCACCTACACCGGCATCATCCCGTCGATCCAGCGCTCGCATCTGTCCAAGGACGTGGACGCGATGCAGCCGCACGTGCGGGCGTTCGTGGAGCGCGCGGTGACGTTCACGACCTGCCCGGACTGCGAGGGCACCCGGCTCGGCGCCGAGGCCCGCTCGTCGAGGATCAACGGGATGAACATCGCGGACCTGACCGCGATGCAGATCACCGACCTGGCCGCCTGGATCCGTTCGCTGAAGGCGCCTTCGGTCGCGCCGCTGCTGAAGGCGCTGGGCGAGACCCTGCAGTCGTTCGTCGACATCGGCCTCGGGTATCTCTCGCTCGACCGGCCGGCCGGGACGCTGTCGGGCGGTGAGGCGCAGCGGACCAAGATGATCCGGCACCTCGGGTCGTCGCTGACCGACGTGACGTACGTGTTCGACGAGCCGACGATCGGTCTGCACCCGCACGACATCCAGCGGATGAACGAGCTGCTGCTGCAGTTGCGCGACAAGGGCAACACGGTGCTTGTCGTCGAGCACAAGCCGGAGACCATCGCGATCGCGGACCACGTGATCGACCTCGGCCCGGGCGCGGGCTCGGCCGGAGGCGAGGTGGTGTTCGAGGGAACCGTCGACAAGCTGCGGACCAGCGACACGCTGACCGGGCGGCACCTCGACGACCGCGCTTCGCTCAAGCCGTCGGTCCGGACGGCGTCGTCGGTGCTGGAGGTCCGCGGGGCCTCGCTGAACAACCTGCAGAACGTGGATGTCGACGTACCGCTCGGGGTGCTGACCGTCGTCACCGGCGTCGCGGGGTCCGGGAAGAGTTCGCTGATCCACGGGTCGATCGCGGGCCGCGACGGTGTGGTGGCGATCGACCAGGGCGCGATCCGCGGATCCCGGCGGTCGAACCCGGCGACGTACACCGGTCTGCTCGAGCCGATCCGGAAGGCCTTCGCCAAGGCGAACGGCGTGAAGCCGGCGCTGTTCAGCGCGAACTCCGAGGGCGCCTGCCCGGCGTGCAAGGGCGCGGGCGTGATCTATACCGAGCTCGGCGTGATGGCGACCGTCGAGCAGACGTGTGAGGAGTGCGAGGGGCGGCGGTTCCAGGCCGCCGTACTGGAGTACAAGTTCGGCGGTCGCGACATCGCCGAGGTTCTGGCGATGCCGGTCTCGGAGGCGTTGCCGTTCTTCGCCGAGGGCGACGCGCGGACGCCGGCCGCGTCGGCGATCCTGGGACGGCTGGCGGACGTCGGGCTCGGGTACATCTCGCTCGGCCAGCCGCTCACCACGCTGTCCGGCGGCGAGCGGCAGCGACTGAAGCTGGCGACCCACATGGGCGAGAAGGGCGGCATCTACGTCCTCGACGAGCCGACGACGGGCCTGCACCTGGCCGACGTCGAGCAGCTTCTCGCCCTGCTCGACCGGTTGGTGGATTCCGGTAAGTCGGTGATCGTCATCGAGCACCACCAGGCGGTGATGGCACACGCGGATTGGATCATCGATCTCGGTCCGGGCGCCGGGCACGACGGGGGCAGGATCGTTTTCGAGGGCACGCCCGCCGACCTGATCAAGAAGCCGAAGACGCTGACCGGTAAGCATCTCGCGGAGTACGTCGCGTGA
- a CDS encoding VOC family protein: MTSTQGVQTILHPVTDLEKAKPVYAALLGVEPVADSPYYVGFEAAGQQIGLVPNSDMTAPVAHWHVTDIEDRIKAIVEAGGTLKQPPRDVSNGRLVALVTDPDGNVLGLLQDPS; the protein is encoded by the coding sequence ATGACCAGCACGCAAGGTGTCCAGACGATCCTGCACCCGGTGACCGACCTCGAGAAGGCCAAGCCGGTGTACGCCGCGCTGCTCGGCGTCGAGCCGGTCGCGGACTCGCCGTACTACGTCGGTTTCGAGGCCGCCGGGCAGCAGATCGGCCTGGTACCGAACAGCGACATGACCGCGCCGGTCGCACACTGGCACGTGACCGACATCGAGGACCGGATCAAGGCGATCGTCGAGGCCGGCGGCACCCTGAAGCAGCCACCGCGCGACGTCTCCAACGGCCGCCTGGTAGCCCTCGTCACCGACCCCGACGGCAACGTCCTCGGCCTCCTCCAAGACCCCTCCTGA
- a CDS encoding TetR/AcrR family transcriptional regulator yields MSEARMRLLSTATGLFYAEGIHAVGVDRVIAEAQVTRATLYRHFPSKDDLIVAYLTQADDTIRERVDAARAGHTDPDDVIRAVAEFIAADIRSPGFRGCAFLNAAAEYPDPEFPIHQAVLKHRQWFLDTMTELFAATGKPDAEPAARHFVMLRDGAMAAGCLTDPEPICATFLRGVDGLLTYRSALDEA; encoded by the coding sequence ATGTCGGAAGCGCGGATGCGGCTGCTCAGCACGGCCACCGGACTCTTCTACGCCGAAGGCATCCACGCGGTCGGCGTCGACCGGGTGATTGCCGAGGCGCAGGTCACGCGCGCCACGCTGTACCGGCATTTCCCGAGCAAGGACGACCTGATCGTCGCGTACCTGACCCAGGCCGACGACACGATCCGCGAGCGAGTGGACGCCGCACGAGCCGGCCACACTGACCCTGACGACGTGATCCGCGCGGTCGCCGAGTTCATCGCGGCCGACATCCGGAGCCCCGGTTTCCGCGGCTGCGCCTTCCTCAACGCCGCCGCGGAGTACCCGGACCCGGAGTTCCCGATCCACCAGGCCGTACTCAAGCACCGCCAGTGGTTCCTCGACACGATGACCGAACTCTTCGCCGCCACCGGCAAACCGGACGCCGAACCCGCCGCCCGCCACTTCGTCATGCTCCGCGACGGCGCCATGGCCGCCGGCTGCCTGACCGACCCCGAACCGATCTGCGCCACCTTCCTCCGCGGCGTCGACGGCCTCCTGACCTACCGATCAGCCCTAGACGAAGCCTGA
- a CDS encoding HAD family hydrolase produces the protein MTARPSEVVLMPIEHVLFDADGVLQELPGGWYSAMEPYLGERAREFLHETWKDELPMLAGQGDYLPVLAATLERYGVRTPVTEVYDAVWKNIVLIEESLEIVRTLRRNGYGVHLGTNQESYRGTHMRTVLGYDELFDVSCYSYDLGVAKPNPEFFTRAAARIGAHPSTILFIDDNPHNITAARTAGLKAEQWTFPQGLPTLHTTFAAHGVDAGPASPFSDVS, from the coding sequence GTGACAGCCCGCCCGTCCGAGGTGGTGCTGATGCCGATCGAGCACGTGTTGTTCGATGCTGATGGGGTGCTGCAGGAGTTGCCGGGTGGGTGGTATTCGGCGATGGAGCCGTATCTGGGGGAGCGGGCGCGGGAGTTCTTGCACGAGACGTGGAAGGACGAGTTGCCGATGCTCGCGGGGCAGGGCGACTACCTGCCGGTGCTGGCGGCGACGTTGGAGCGGTACGGCGTACGGACACCGGTGACCGAGGTGTACGACGCCGTGTGGAAGAACATCGTGCTGATCGAGGAGTCACTCGAGATCGTGCGGACACTCCGGCGGAACGGGTACGGCGTACACCTCGGCACGAACCAGGAGTCGTACCGCGGGACGCACATGCGCACCGTGCTCGGGTACGACGAACTCTTCGACGTGAGCTGCTACTCCTACGACCTCGGCGTCGCCAAACCCAACCCCGAATTCTTCACCCGCGCCGCGGCCCGCATCGGCGCCCACCCCAGCACCATCCTCTTCATCGACGACAACCCCCACAACATCACCGCCGCCCGCACCGCCGGCCTCAAAGCCGAACAATGGACCTTCCCCCAAGGCCTCCCCACCCTCCACACCACCTTCGCCGCCCACGGCGTGGACGCTGGCCCGGCTTCCCCGTTTTCAGACGTGAGTTAG
- a CDS encoding helix-turn-helix transcriptional regulator, which yields MSSGTTDAQRLEDLARLRRVKDRIDREYAQPLDVEALARGAHMSAGHLSREFKRAYGESPYGYLMTRRIERAMMLLRRGGMSVTDVCFEVGCQSLGTFSTRFTELVGMPPSVYKDAAADATVGIPSCVAKQVTRPIRNREASPASGT from the coding sequence GTGAGTAGCGGGACGACGGATGCGCAGCGCCTGGAGGACCTGGCGCGGCTGCGGCGCGTGAAGGACCGGATCGACCGCGAGTACGCACAGCCGCTCGACGTCGAGGCGCTCGCCCGGGGTGCGCACATGTCGGCCGGGCACCTGAGCCGCGAGTTCAAGCGCGCTTACGGAGAGTCGCCGTACGGGTATCTGATGACGCGGCGAATCGAGCGCGCGATGATGCTGCTGCGGCGCGGCGGGATGAGTGTCACCGACGTCTGCTTCGAGGTCGGCTGCCAGTCGCTCGGCACGTTCAGCACCCGGTTCACCGAGCTGGTCGGGATGCCGCCGAGCGTCTACAAGGACGCCGCCGCCGACGCCACCGTCGGAATTCCGTCGTGTGTCGCGAAACAGGTGACGCGACCGATCAGGAATCGAGAAGCATCTCCGGCCTCCGGCACGTAG
- a CDS encoding MarR family winged helix-turn-helix transcriptional regulator encodes MTEDMLDDAGQETPERLRRRASRLLSHVTMQSDRLVTDGLAKVDARRWHYAVLASLEEFGPGSQATLSRRTGIYRSDMVGVLNELAERHLVERAPDPGDRRRNVITITAQGRRQLGRLDKVLDDLHEELLAPLLPAEREQLMDLLTRLADHHRGN; translated from the coding sequence GTGACTGAGGACATGCTCGACGACGCCGGTCAGGAGACGCCGGAGCGGCTCCGGCGGCGGGCCAGCCGGCTGCTGTCGCATGTGACCATGCAGTCGGATCGGCTGGTGACCGACGGGCTGGCGAAGGTCGATGCCCGGCGGTGGCACTACGCGGTGCTCGCCTCGCTGGAGGAGTTCGGTCCTGGTAGTCAGGCGACGTTGAGCCGGCGTACCGGCATTTATCGCAGCGACATGGTCGGAGTACTGAACGAGTTGGCGGAGCGTCACCTCGTCGAGCGCGCGCCGGATCCGGGCGACCGGCGGCGCAACGTCATCACGATCACTGCCCAGGGGCGCCGTCAGCTGGGGCGGCTCGACAAGGTGCTCGACGACCTGCACGAAGAGCTGCTCGCGCCGCTGCTCCCGGCCGAACGGGAACAGCTCATGGACCTGCTCACCCGGCTCGCCGACCATCACCGCGGCAACTGA
- a CDS encoding VOC family protein, whose amino-acid sequence MSLKILNSFLPHTDPEQSLKFYRDLLGFEVRMDVGYEGMRWITVGPPGQPDTSIVLTPPAVDPGITEEERRTIFEMMAKGTYATVVLQTDDVDALFDRLQASDAEVIQEPVDQPYGVRDCAFRDPAGNHVRINQAR is encoded by the coding sequence ATGAGCCTGAAGATCCTGAACAGCTTCCTGCCGCACACCGACCCCGAGCAGTCGCTGAAGTTCTACCGCGACCTGCTCGGCTTCGAGGTCCGGATGGACGTCGGCTACGAGGGGATGCGCTGGATCACGGTCGGACCGCCCGGCCAGCCGGACACCTCGATCGTGCTCACCCCGCCGGCCGTCGACCCGGGGATCACCGAAGAGGAGCGGCGAACGATCTTCGAGATGATGGCCAAGGGCACGTACGCCACCGTGGTGCTGCAGACCGACGACGTCGACGCCCTGTTCGACCGGCTGCAGGCCAGCGACGCCGAGGTGATCCAGGAACCGGTCGACCAGCCGTACGGCGTCCGCGACTGCGCGTTCCGGGACCCGGCCGGCAACCACGTCCGGATCAACCAGGCCCGCTGA